One part of the Bacillota bacterium genome encodes these proteins:
- a CDS encoding type II secretion system F family protein yields MPSFFYTALDPRGKTVKGTISGATITEAARTLRSWGLSITALEEAGDPDEGASAPSPDLLTSLSFVTQADVVLLLKQMAAMLRSGISLVPTLSLLERQTSRRKLKFILARLRSEVETGKPLSEAMALFPRTFPSLLISMVKVGETTGLLETSLERVTALWEEKLGLFRRILSTLIYPALVFAAALGAVAFLVGYVVPKLTPFVKSMGGKLTWNVEILLAAGASFPVLAPKIFAGVALVAGLFGLLHYLPGPRYYLDLAKLRLPLIGSVFTSALVVHFARTFSLLLESGVPVLDSLRITEESASNYAAKKVLREMAERVLEGENLSAPLLNATRVFPPVVGTSVRVGEETGGVDTSLAMVARMYQELLEVRLKQLVNLIEPALIIFLGGIVAFVASAMICAIISSYGRLAG; encoded by the coding sequence ATGCCGTCCTTTTTTTACACGGCCCTGGATCCCCGGGGGAAAACCGTCAAAGGGACCATCAGCGGGGCGACCATTACCGAAGCCGCCAGGACCTTGAGAAGTTGGGGGCTTTCCATTACGGCCCTGGAGGAAGCCGGGGACCCGGACGAGGGGGCTTCCGCGCCGTCCCCGGACCTCCTGACCAGTCTCAGCTTTGTCACCCAGGCCGATGTTGTCCTGCTCCTAAAGCAGATGGCGGCCATGCTCAGAAGCGGGATTTCTCTTGTCCCTACTCTTTCCTTGCTGGAGCGGCAGACCTCGCGGCGGAAGCTGAAGTTTATCCTCGCCCGCCTGCGGAGCGAAGTGGAGACGGGGAAGCCGCTGAGCGAAGCGATGGCGCTCTTTCCCAGGACGTTTCCGTCATTGTTGATCAGCATGGTCAAAGTGGGGGAGACCACGGGCCTCCTGGAGACCTCCTTAGAGCGGGTGACTGCTTTGTGGGAGGAAAAACTCGGCCTTTTCCGGCGGATTCTCTCCACCCTTATTTACCCGGCGCTGGTGTTCGCGGCCGCCCTGGGAGCAGTCGCTTTCCTCGTCGGCTACGTGGTTCCTAAACTAACCCCTTTTGTCAAGTCGATGGGCGGAAAACTGACCTGGAACGTGGAGATCCTCCTTGCCGCCGGCGCCTCCTTCCCTGTCCTGGCCCCCAAAATCTTTGCGGGTGTCGCTTTGGTTGCGGGCCTTTTCGGCCTCCTCCACTACCTTCCGGGGCCCAGGTACTACCTCGACCTTGCCAAGCTCCGCCTCCCCTTAATAGGATCGGTCTTCACCTCCGCCCTCGTAGTCCATTTTGCCCGCACCTTTTCCCTGCTGCTGGAAAGCGGAGTGCCCGTTCTGGATTCGCTCCGGATTACGGAAGAAAGCGCGAGCAACTACGCAGCCAAAAAGGTGCTGCGCGAAATGGCGGAGCGCGTCCTCGAGGGCGAAAACCTTTCTGCTCCTTTGCTCAATGCCACCAGGGTTTTTCCGCCCGTGGTCGGCACCTCCGTAAGGGTGGGGGAAGAAACCGGCGGCGTGGATACATCCCTCGCCATGGTTGCCAGGATGTACCAGGAACTCTTGGAGGTGCGCCTTAAGCAGCTGGTAAACCTTATCGAGCCGGCTTTGATCATCTTTCTGGGGGGAATCGTGGCGTTCGTGGCATCGGCCATGATCTGCGCCATCATTTCGAGCTACGGCCGGCTCGCGGGCTAG
- a CDS encoding AbrB/MazE/SpoVT family DNA-binding domain-containing protein — METVRLSSKGQLVLPKKIREHLSLKPGEELKVELVGRKIVLEPVYQETEAGWRRWRGVLRGKRALEEHLEEHRLEVARDDQGI, encoded by the coding sequence ATGGAAACTGTCCGCTTATCCTCCAAAGGACAACTGGTGCTCCCTAAAAAAATCAGGGAGCATCTTTCCCTGAAACCTGGGGAGGAGTTAAAAGTAGAGCTGGTGGGAAGAAAGATCGTCCTTGAACCTGTTTATCAGGAAACCGAAGCCGGCTGGCGCCGCTGGAGGGGCGTGCTAAGAGGAAAGCGGGCGCTCGAAGAACATCTGGAGGAGCACAGGCTCGAGGTGGCCCGGGATGATCAAGGTATTTGA
- a CDS encoding AbrB/MazE/SpoVT family DNA-binding domain-containing protein, whose protein sequence is MFAKVSKKGQITLPAEVRKLLNLRPGTRIRFVVEKDAARIVPAAGGIETLKGAVKADAPQDFKTARHKVAEERSREKVARARR, encoded by the coding sequence ATGTTCGCCAAGGTTTCAAAAAAAGGCCAGATCACCTTGCCCGCCGAGGTCAGAAAACTGCTGAACCTCCGCCCTGGGACGCGCATCCGCTTTGTGGTCGAAAAAGATGCCGCCCGGATCGTCCCAGCTGCAGGAGGAATCGAGACGCTCAAGGGCGCCGTTAAAGCGGACGCGCCGCAGGATTTCAAGACTGCCCGCCACAAAGTAGCGGAGGAACGCAGCCGTGAAAAAGTTGCGCGCGCTCGACGCTAA
- the tadA gene encoding Flp pilus assembly complex ATPase component TadA: MARRRLGEFLVSKGVLTREALGAALKAQRATGKKLGEVLVSLGFLEESRLASLLAEFFGLPLFSRDEIKLAPELPSLVPRQLAFRHSIVPVALKNGELFIACTQPVSSTVLENLGRVTGKRIQLVLMKPSELAGALQMVYSEQPGEEAPDAEEAFSPEDPGYAVKLLDHLISTAVARRASDLHLEPDRDHLRVRLRIDGLLKTVERLPLAAAPLLISRLKVLSNMNIAEKRSPQDGGFLYERNGLAISIRVSTLPCTKGEKAVLRLLPPHDEVFAIEELGMEDDTRQAFLEILGAPHGLILVTGPSGSGKTFTLYAALRRLRSETVNITTVEDPVEVQMPGITQTQVDHSAAKKYGYCMALRAVLRQDPDIIMVGEIRDGETATMALQAALTGHLVLSTLHTNDAPSAVERLLDMGCERYLVASALRAVLAQRLVRLVCPECREAYTPTPAELQSLGIDPGSGFTCFQGRGCVVCHGTGYRGRTGIFELLRIDSRLRRLISGGADTGAIRDYARSQLKMRTLLEDGVLKVQKGLTTVAEILRVTREW, translated from the coding sequence ATGGCGCGCAGGAGGTTGGGCGAATTCCTTGTCAGCAAAGGGGTGCTCACCAGGGAAGCCCTCGGCGCGGCGCTGAAGGCCCAGCGCGCCACCGGGAAGAAGCTGGGAGAGGTGCTGGTCAGCCTGGGATTCCTCGAGGAGTCCCGGCTTGCTTCGCTGCTGGCGGAATTTTTCGGCCTCCCGCTTTTTTCACGCGATGAGATCAAACTGGCCCCGGAACTCCCTTCCCTGGTGCCCAGGCAGCTTGCCTTCAGGCACAGCATCGTCCCGGTGGCTTTAAAGAACGGTGAGCTCTTTATTGCCTGCACCCAACCCGTATCCAGCACGGTGCTGGAGAACCTGGGTCGCGTTACGGGAAAGCGCATCCAGCTCGTGCTCATGAAGCCCTCGGAACTGGCCGGCGCCCTCCAGATGGTTTACTCCGAGCAGCCTGGAGAGGAGGCTCCCGATGCTGAAGAAGCCTTCTCGCCGGAAGATCCCGGTTATGCCGTAAAGCTTTTGGACCACCTGATTTCCACCGCCGTTGCCAGGCGTGCCTCCGACCTCCATCTGGAGCCTGACCGCGACCACCTCAGGGTGCGCCTGCGCATTGACGGCCTGCTCAAGACGGTAGAGCGGCTTCCGCTGGCGGCAGCGCCCCTCCTCATTTCGCGCCTGAAGGTCCTCAGCAACATGAACATCGCCGAAAAACGCAGCCCCCAGGACGGCGGCTTTCTCTACGAACGGAACGGCCTCGCGATCAGCATCAGGGTTTCCACCCTGCCCTGCACGAAAGGGGAAAAGGCGGTTCTGAGGCTCCTCCCTCCCCATGACGAGGTCTTTGCCATTGAGGAGCTGGGCATGGAGGACGATACACGCCAGGCCTTCCTGGAGATTTTGGGAGCGCCGCACGGCCTGATCCTGGTCACGGGGCCGAGCGGGAGCGGGAAGACTTTCACCCTTTACGCGGCCTTGCGGCGCCTCCGCTCGGAGACCGTGAACATCACCACTGTGGAGGACCCCGTAGAGGTGCAGATGCCCGGGATTACCCAGACCCAGGTCGACCACAGCGCGGCCAAAAAATACGGGTACTGCATGGCACTGAGGGCGGTCCTGCGGCAGGATCCCGACATCATCATGGTGGGGGAGATCCGCGATGGGGAGACGGCCACCATGGCGCTCCAGGCGGCGCTCACAGGGCACCTCGTGCTCTCTACCCTCCACACCAACGACGCTCCGAGCGCCGTGGAACGCCTGCTCGACATGGGCTGCGAGCGGTACCTCGTGGCCTCCGCCCTGCGGGCGGTGCTCGCCCAGCGGCTCGTCCGCCTCGTTTGCCCTGAGTGCCGCGAGGCCTATACCCCGACCCCGGCTGAACTTCAGTCCCTCGGCATAGATCCGGGCAGCGGGTTTACCTGCTTTCAGGGCCGGGGCTGCGTTGTCTGTCACGGGACAGGCTACCGGGGCCGGACGGGGATCTTCGAACTGCTCCGGATCGATTCCAGGCTCCGGCGTCTTATCTCCGGCGGTGCCGATACCGGAGCCATCCGGGACTACGCCCGGAGCCAGCTCAAGATGCGGACGCTTCTTGAAGACGGGGTGCTGAAGGTGCAGAAGGGACTCACCACGGTTGCCGAAATCTTGAGGGTCACACGGGAGTGGTAG
- a CDS encoding type II toxin-antitoxin system VapC family toxin, which produces MIKVFDAYAVLCWMQEEPGSSYIEHLMEEAEKGAVEIQISVINVGEIFYRLVKSGQGEDAVSFLSDVKKRAFPWRIVPATNARVWEAAKLKGKYKISYADAFVLALARETGGEIVTRDPEIIEVCSKEHFPLDQIPSAL; this is translated from the coding sequence ATGATCAAGGTATTTGACGCCTATGCGGTATTATGCTGGATGCAAGAAGAACCCGGTTCTTCTTATATCGAACATCTCATGGAGGAAGCCGAAAAAGGGGCAGTTGAGATCCAGATCTCAGTCATTAATGTCGGTGAGATCTTTTACCGCCTTGTTAAGAGTGGTCAAGGCGAAGATGCTGTCTCCTTTTTATCAGACGTTAAAAAGAGGGCATTCCCCTGGCGGATAGTTCCTGCAACGAATGCGCGTGTTTGGGAGGCAGCAAAACTAAAAGGTAAATACAAGATCTCCTACGCTGATGCCTTTGTCCTGGCATTGGCCAGGGAAACGGGGGGCGAAATTGTTACGCGGGACCCCGAAATAATCGAGGTGTGCAGCAAAGAGCACTTTCCGCTAGACCAAATACCTTCGGCTCTTTAG
- a CDS encoding PIN domain-containing protein — translation MKKLRALDANVILRFLTDDVPEQATRCAELLKRAEVGAEEVWLPELVLADVVWTLEKFYDQPKSQIRGLLTPILNLRGLRHANKKVAKRALQLYVEKNIDWTDAVVAAQMIACKLSEIYSYDRDFEKVEGITRVEP, via the coding sequence GTGAAAAAGTTGCGCGCGCTCGACGCTAACGTTATTCTTCGCTTCTTGACCGATGATGTTCCGGAGCAGGCAACCCGTTGTGCCGAACTCCTAAAACGGGCTGAAGTCGGCGCCGAGGAAGTCTGGTTGCCCGAGCTCGTCCTGGCGGACGTGGTGTGGACCCTCGAAAAGTTTTACGACCAGCCCAAGAGCCAGATCCGGGGGCTGCTCACCCCAATCCTGAACCTACGCGGCCTGCGCCACGCCAACAAAAAAGTTGCCAAGAGGGCCCTCCAACTTTACGTAGAGAAAAACATTGACTGGACCGACGCTGTTGTTGCTGCCCAGATGATCGCCTGCAAGTTGAGCGAGATCTACTCTTACGACAGAGATTTCGAGAAGGTCGAAGGCATCACACGGGTGGAGCCGTGA